Proteins encoded within one genomic window of Nitrospina gracilis 3/211:
- a CDS encoding tetratricopeptide repeat protein, with product MSRIHVLVIISDAPTATPVAELVVESSTKRKIWQAVSLVLLLIGGFFYYVHFTGNPLQLAFVEEMKKTGLLASMRYSSALDKFKEGRFEESLSTLAPLLQKKNAPPDHLALGAWLSYRFDRYARALELAERALEKDPSRAREHALAGACYLAGGHVDQAIEHSKEAVRLNPRLSLPYLTLGEILVRQDRNEKAVLVIKRGARNNPRSVKAWNLLSSTYLKMEQLDKAILTGQAALEIDPDSPEAHYNLSRAYYKQKDSGPAIRHIQLAEDLYEAQGDTNWMAQARQAKEVMLKEFKMRPEDIIH from the coding sequence ATGAGCCGCATCCACGTACTTGTCATCATTTCTGACGCCCCCACTGCCACCCCTGTGGCGGAGCTTGTTGTGGAATCCAGTACCAAACGAAAAATCTGGCAGGCTGTTTCGCTGGTCCTGTTGCTGATCGGCGGATTTTTTTATTACGTGCATTTCACCGGCAACCCTTTGCAGTTGGCCTTCGTCGAGGAAATGAAAAAAACCGGCCTGCTGGCCTCCATGCGTTACAGCAGTGCGCTGGATAAATTCAAGGAAGGCCGCTTTGAGGAATCATTGAGCACGCTCGCACCCCTGCTTCAGAAAAAAAACGCTCCCCCCGATCACCTGGCGCTGGGGGCGTGGTTGAGTTACCGGTTTGACCGCTACGCGCGGGCATTGGAACTGGCAGAGAGGGCGCTGGAGAAGGACCCCAGCCGTGCAAGGGAACACGCCCTGGCCGGGGCTTGTTACCTGGCGGGCGGACATGTGGACCAGGCCATCGAGCATTCCAAGGAGGCGGTTCGGCTGAACCCCAGACTGTCCCTGCCTTACCTGACCCTGGGAGAAATCCTTGTCCGGCAGGACCGTAATGAAAAAGCCGTTCTGGTCATCAAACGCGGCGCCCGCAACAATCCCCGTTCCGTCAAGGCGTGGAACCTGTTAAGCTCGACGTACCTGAAAATGGAGCAGCTGGACAAGGCGATCCTGACCGGGCAGGCCGCTCTGGAGATCGATCCCGATTCCCCGGAAGCGCATTACAACCTGTCCCGTGCCTACTACAAGCAGAAGGATTCCGGTCCCGCCATCCGCCACATCCAGTTGGCGGAGGACCTGTACGAGGCGCAGGGCGACACCAACTGGATGGCGCAGGCCCGGCAGGCCAAGGAAGTGATGCTGAAAGAATTCAAGATGCGGCCGGAAGACATCATCCATTAA
- a CDS encoding aminotransferase class I/II-fold pyridoxal phosphate-dependent enzyme — MAISEKVLGFMERASWIRKMFEEGIRLKQEFGEENVFDLSLGNPVAEPPEAVKAAIVKAAQDPAPGRHRYMPNAGFPDVRAAIANALSAECKVTLGPDDIVMICGAAGGLNIALKTLLDPGDEVIVFAPYFVEYFFYADNHGGQA, encoded by the coding sequence ATGGCCATTTCTGAAAAGGTGTTGGGGTTCATGGAGCGGGCTTCGTGGATCCGCAAAATGTTTGAGGAAGGCATCCGCCTGAAGCAGGAATTCGGCGAGGAAAACGTATTCGATCTGTCCCTCGGCAATCCCGTGGCGGAACCGCCGGAAGCGGTGAAGGCGGCCATCGTCAAAGCCGCGCAGGACCCTGCACCGGGCAGGCACCGCTACATGCCGAACGCCGGGTTTCCCGATGTGCGCGCCGCCATCGCGAACGCCCTGTCGGCGGAATGCAAGGTGACACTGGGTCCGGACGACATCGTCATGATCTGCGGCGCCGCCGGCGGGCTCAACATCGCCCTCAAAACCCTGCTCGATCCGGGTGACGAGGTGATCGTTTTCGCGCCGTACTTTGTCGAATACTTTTTTTACGCAGACAACCACGGCGGCCAGGCGG
- a CDS encoding tetratricopeptide repeat protein, producing the protein MTDFTPDNPEPGNVPTDPAEIHFRKAWQCRRAKKLEEAVAEFEKSLSYDPNHPATHFNLGLVADQIGQGQKAVHHAEKARDLFLQKNDPSKQATAQRLLNKLYRKYPEHDPSRNT; encoded by the coding sequence ATGACCGATTTCACACCGGACAACCCGGAACCGGGCAACGTCCCGACGGATCCCGCCGAGATTCATTTTCGAAAGGCGTGGCAGTGCCGCCGTGCGAAAAAACTGGAAGAGGCGGTCGCCGAGTTCGAAAAGTCATTGAGCTACGACCCCAACCACCCGGCGACCCACTTCAACCTGGGGCTGGTGGCGGACCAGATCGGGCAGGGGCAGAAGGCGGTGCACCATGCCGAAAAGGCGCGCGATCTGTTTCTGCAGAAGAACGACCCCTCCAAACAAGCCACCGCGCAACGCCTGCTCAACAAGCTCTACCGCAAATACCCGGAACACGATCCTTCGCGGAATACCTGA
- a CDS encoding XRE family transcriptional regulator: MAAQYKKIDLKEVGQRIRSLRGSLSQLAFARKLNVHQVDISRLERGETVNPSPELLLNICRLQEPTVSLEWLVSGEGPKVKDSVQKNEGRVSAAEEEFLRLSDVYRNASPNFKASLDHREMVDHLAFKKKWLQETLQVQEDGLVLIEAISDSMEPTLSPGDLLLIDGSVNYIRDDGIYCLRTPREEVLLKRLQRLPGEGLAVKSDNPKYEQFILSEEDIPRYAIIGPVIWIGRRF; this comes from the coding sequence TTGGCCGCCCAGTATAAAAAAATCGATTTGAAGGAAGTGGGGCAGCGCATCCGCAGTTTGCGCGGGTCATTGAGCCAGCTGGCGTTTGCCCGCAAACTGAATGTGCACCAGGTGGACATCAGTCGGCTCGAACGCGGCGAGACGGTGAATCCTTCGCCGGAACTGTTGCTGAATATCTGTCGATTGCAGGAGCCGACGGTGAGCCTGGAATGGCTGGTTTCCGGCGAGGGACCCAAAGTAAAAGATTCGGTTCAGAAAAACGAGGGTAGGGTCTCAGCTGCGGAGGAGGAATTTCTGCGCCTCAGCGATGTGTATCGGAATGCATCCCCCAACTTCAAAGCCTCGCTGGACCACCGGGAGATGGTGGATCACCTGGCTTTCAAGAAAAAATGGTTGCAGGAAACCCTTCAGGTTCAAGAAGACGGGCTGGTGCTGATCGAGGCCATCAGCGACAGCATGGAACCGACCTTGTCCCCGGGTGACCTGTTGTTGATCGACGGTTCGGTGAATTACATTCGCGACGACGGCATATACTGCCTGCGAACGCCAAGAGAGGAGGTGCTGTTAAAACGCCTCCAAAGACTGCCGGGTGAGGGGCTGGCCGTCAAGTCCGACAACCCCAAATACGAGCAGTTCATTCTGTCCGAAGAAGACATCCCGCGTTATGCCATCATCGGCCCGGTCATCTGGATTGGCCGTCGGTTCTGA
- a CDS encoding YfiR family protein, whose translation MQRKWGAMLLLGMAWLFISGFHLPSQMIVGQVPEKFDQAKATALKVAYLRYIAEYTTWPSSKLGASDSPINFCVLGHDVEGMARTIDRLIIESGFSIQGRPVHLEILSRGILPFLSVNTELAESIRSCHLLYVLPSEKIRWDDLRELISSRSIVTVSEMEGFTKKDGMIQFVLTSADNGSMRYTLHINLKHCRKTGLRLSAKFLNLKEAVRIVEFPD comes from the coding sequence ATGCAAAGGAAGTGGGGGGCGATGCTGTTGCTCGGGATGGCATGGCTCTTTATTTCCGGTTTCCACCTCCCTTCCCAGATGATCGTAGGCCAGGTTCCGGAAAAATTTGACCAGGCCAAAGCCACGGCACTCAAGGTGGCTTACCTGCGCTACATCGCCGAATACACGACGTGGCCTTCATCGAAGCTGGGAGCATCCGACAGTCCGATCAATTTCTGCGTACTGGGTCATGATGTCGAGGGCATGGCCCGGACCATTGACCGGCTCATCATTGAATCCGGTTTTTCCATACAGGGCCGGCCGGTGCATCTGGAAATCCTGTCTCGGGGCATCCTGCCTTTTCTCTCCGTTAACACGGAACTTGCCGAATCGATCCGATCATGCCACCTCCTTTATGTATTGCCCTCCGAAAAAATCCGTTGGGATGACCTCAGGGAACTCATCTCCAGCCGGTCCATCGTGACAGTGAGCGAGATGGAAGGATTCACGAAAAAAGACGGCATGATCCAGTTCGTACTGACGTCCGCAGACAACGGGTCCATGCGCTACACCCTGCACATCAACCTGAAACACTGCCGGAAGACGGGACTGCGCCTGAGCGCCAAATTCCTCAACCTCAAAGAGGCGGTGCGAATCGTCGAATTTCCTGACTGA
- a CDS encoding aldo/keto reductase → MIAGYATPEGTKQYRDRFELQCGEEHFQKAGPLYWSSVGLGTYLGNADDDTDDLVYQSIVNCVNAGINVIDSAINYRGERGERCVGRALEELIGQQAVHRNEVIVCSKGGFLPQSLGVEWFQEQYGTGEEPAISLDDLVADCHCMHPLYLQDQLERSRRNLGLETIDIYYVHNPETQLGNVPQEVFWERLEKAFAFLEQAVTEGKIRAYGLATWNALRLPPGQAKHLSLERAKKIARSVTESGADHFQYVQLPFNLMMREAVGRPTQPLNGKNTSAVVAARELGLIPVVSGSIAQGKLEPLSEEQRHLFGDAPFNDLQRALQFTRSTPGIATALVGMKRLNHIEENLAVCREEPMDGAQFKAVFQSL, encoded by the coding sequence ATGATTGCAGGCTACGCCACGCCGGAAGGCACGAAGCAGTACCGGGACCGGTTCGAACTTCAATGCGGTGAGGAGCATTTTCAAAAAGCGGGGCCGCTGTACTGGTCTTCGGTGGGCCTCGGCACCTACCTGGGTAATGCGGACGACGACACCGACGACCTGGTGTACCAGTCCATCGTCAATTGCGTGAACGCGGGCATCAATGTCATCGACTCCGCCATCAATTACCGCGGCGAGCGCGGCGAGCGGTGCGTCGGGCGCGCGCTTGAGGAGTTGATCGGGCAGCAAGCGGTGCATCGCAACGAGGTGATCGTCTGTTCCAAAGGAGGATTCCTGCCGCAGTCGCTGGGCGTCGAGTGGTTCCAGGAACAGTACGGCACGGGCGAGGAGCCGGCCATCAGCTTGGACGACCTGGTGGCGGACTGCCATTGCATGCACCCGCTTTATTTGCAGGACCAGTTGGAGCGGAGCCGCCGGAACCTCGGTCTCGAAACCATCGACATCTACTACGTGCACAATCCGGAGACGCAGTTGGGCAACGTGCCGCAGGAGGTGTTCTGGGAGCGGCTGGAAAAGGCGTTTGCGTTTCTGGAGCAGGCGGTGACCGAGGGCAAGATCCGCGCCTACGGGCTGGCAACGTGGAACGCGTTGCGCCTGCCGCCGGGGCAGGCCAAGCACCTGTCATTGGAACGTGCCAAGAAGATCGCCCGGTCGGTGACGGAAAGCGGGGCGGACCATTTTCAGTACGTGCAGTTGCCGTTCAACCTGATGATGCGCGAGGCGGTGGGGCGGCCGACGCAACCGCTCAATGGCAAGAACACCTCCGCTGTCGTCGCCGCGCGGGAGTTGGGATTGATCCCGGTGGTCAGCGGCTCCATCGCGCAGGGCAAGCTGGAACCGCTCTCCGAAGAACAGCGGCACCTGTTCGGCGACGCCCCCTTCAACGACCTGCAAAGGGCGTTGCAGTTCACGCGCAGTACGCCGGGCATCGCCACCGCGCTGGTGGGCATGAAGCGCCTGAACCACATCGAGGAAAACCTGGCGGTGTGCCGGGAGGAACCGATGGACGGGGCGCAGTTCAAGGCGGTTTTCCAATCTCTGTAG
- a CDS encoding TonB-dependent receptor plug domain-containing protein encodes MLYRFPRLLLFFLLFTGSILTQAHSGFAEPGESFAVEAPPVFSEPHDTLMEVPLEELFQITVTSPAKKEQPVYKTASAIYVLTGEDLRRTGATSVQEALRLVPGMMVAQIDSASWAISARGFNNRFANKLQVMIDGRSIYTPVFSGVFWDEVDLILEDIERIEVIRGPGASLWGVNAVNGVINIITKSAQHTQGGLVSAGAGTMVHTIDSFRYGGQASPETAYRVWGKYVQRAPLDTMQGMEGVDDYRVGRGGFRVDWNHSSSNTFTFSGNYYDGELERRNRNGFVSFAPPQAGVQQSNWKIDGGMFLAKWDRKLSEDSDFSLQFYYNRQHRRTFQIADLTIDTYDLDFQHRFQMGPRHEIIWGFGHRFYDDSFENTLGFQFDPDRRLSYITSGFVQDQIVLSPNLWTLTVGTKLSVNNYTGFEYQPSARLLWTPDPKHTVWTAVSRAVRIPSRGDDSLRINQPGPAGPAITALIGKEDFESEDVLALELGYRVQPRKDLLVDIATFMNFYENLRTLEQGAVFVEATPAPAHPVVPLTFQNRKSGYSYGVEAAVNWNPLDWWQLKTAFTWFDLNLELEPGSQDTTIGQEEQVDPMYQFNVRSHIDLPRQFEFDQILYYVDSILAGTTRIKSYTRLDLRLGWRPSPSWEFSVVGRNLLDPHHLELATGTAQTTDLSLIERSVFGQVVWRY; translated from the coding sequence ATGCTCTATCGATTCCCGAGGCTTCTCTTATTCTTCCTGCTCTTTACCGGGAGCATCTTAACACAGGCCCATTCGGGCTTTGCTGAACCCGGGGAATCGTTTGCGGTGGAAGCGCCGCCGGTTTTTTCGGAGCCGCACGATACCTTGATGGAGGTGCCGCTGGAGGAATTGTTCCAGATCACCGTCACCTCTCCCGCCAAAAAAGAACAACCCGTTTACAAAACCGCATCCGCCATCTATGTGCTCACTGGAGAAGACCTGCGCCGCACCGGGGCCACCAGCGTGCAGGAAGCTCTGAGGCTGGTGCCGGGCATGATGGTGGCGCAGATCGATTCCGCCAGCTGGGCCATTTCCGCACGCGGTTTCAACAACCGGTTCGCCAACAAGCTTCAGGTGATGATCGACGGCCGGTCGATTTACACGCCGGTGTTCTCCGGAGTGTTCTGGGACGAGGTCGACCTGATCCTGGAAGACATCGAACGCATCGAGGTGATCCGCGGACCGGGGGCCTCACTGTGGGGGGTCAACGCGGTCAATGGCGTGATCAACATCATCACCAAGTCCGCACAGCACACGCAGGGGGGCCTGGTGAGCGCGGGGGCCGGCACCATGGTCCACACCATCGATTCCTTCCGTTACGGAGGACAGGCCAGTCCGGAAACCGCCTACCGCGTCTGGGGAAAATATGTGCAACGCGCCCCGCTCGACACCATGCAGGGCATGGAAGGAGTGGACGACTACCGTGTGGGACGCGGCGGGTTTCGCGTGGACTGGAACCACTCCTCATCCAACACCTTCACCTTTTCCGGAAATTATTATGACGGAGAGCTGGAGCGCAGGAACCGGAACGGATTCGTCTCGTTCGCTCCGCCCCAGGCCGGCGTTCAGCAAAGCAACTGGAAGATCGACGGCGGCATGTTCCTCGCAAAATGGGACCGAAAGTTGAGCGAGGACTCCGACTTCTCCCTGCAGTTTTATTACAACCGCCAGCACCGGCGCACCTTCCAGATCGCGGACCTGACCATCGACACTTACGACCTGGATTTCCAGCACCGGTTCCAGATGGGACCGCGCCATGAAATCATCTGGGGATTCGGCCACCGGTTCTACGACGACTCCTTTGAAAACACCCTGGGCTTCCAGTTCGACCCCGACCGCCGGTTGAGTTACATCACCAGCGGCTTTGTGCAGGACCAGATCGTGCTGTCGCCGAACCTGTGGACCCTGACCGTCGGCACCAAGCTTTCGGTCAACAACTACACCGGTTTCGAGTACCAGCCGAGCGCGCGTCTATTGTGGACACCCGACCCCAAACACACCGTATGGACGGCGGTGTCCCGCGCGGTGCGCATTCCGTCCCGCGGCGACGATTCCCTGCGCATCAACCAGCCGGGTCCGGCCGGGCCGGCCATCACCGCGCTCATTGGCAAAGAGGACTTTGAGTCGGAAGACGTACTCGCACTGGAGTTGGGATACCGGGTTCAGCCGAGAAAAGACCTGCTGGTGGACATCGCCACGTTCATGAATTTTTACGAAAACCTGAGGACGCTTGAACAGGGGGCCGTGTTTGTAGAAGCCACTCCCGCCCCGGCCCACCCGGTGGTGCCGCTCACCTTCCAGAACCGCAAGTCCGGGTACAGCTACGGCGTGGAGGCCGCAGTCAACTGGAACCCGCTGGACTGGTGGCAACTGAAAACGGCATTCACCTGGTTCGATTTGAACCTGGAGTTGGAACCGGGAAGCCAGGACACCACCATCGGCCAGGAAGAACAGGTGGACCCGATGTACCAGTTCAACGTGCGCTCCCACATCGACCTGCCGCGCCAGTTCGAATTCGACCAGATTCTTTACTACGTGGACTCCATTCTGGCCGGCACCACCCGGATCAAATCCTACACGCGGCTGGACCTGCGTCTCGGCTGGCGTCCCAGTCCCTCCTGGGAGTTCAGCGTGGTGGGACGCAACCTGCTCGACCCGCATCATCTTGAACTCGCGACCGGCACCGCCCAGACCACAGACCTTTCGCTCATTGAACGCTCCGTCTTCGGACAAGTGGTCTGGAGATATTGA
- a CDS encoding secondary thiamine-phosphate synthase enzyme YjbQ, with amino-acid sequence MQQRTHEFTVSTRGRGLHNINATLVDWVGQQGLTTGLLNVFLRHTSASLVIQENADPDVLHDLDAYLTRLVPDGDPRYRHDAEGPDDMPAHIRAALTQSQIAIPLVKGRLTLGTWQDVYLFEHRTEPHRRKVVLHLMGE; translated from the coding sequence ATGCAACAGCGCACCCATGAATTCACCGTCTCCACGCGGGGACGAGGACTGCACAACATCAACGCCACGCTGGTGGACTGGGTGGGACAGCAGGGGTTGACCACAGGACTGTTGAACGTGTTCCTGCGGCATACCTCGGCGTCGCTGGTGATCCAGGAAAACGCCGACCCTGACGTCCTGCACGATCTGGACGCGTACCTCACGCGGCTGGTGCCCGACGGCGATCCCCGGTACCGGCACGATGCTGAAGGTCCCGACGACATGCCGGCACATATCCGCGCCGCCCTCACGCAATCGCAGATCGCCATTCCGCTGGTAAAGGGACGCCTCACCCTCGGCACCTGGCAGGACGTGTACCTGTTCGAACACCGTACCGAGCCCCATCGCCGGAAGGTCGTTTTGCACCTGATGGGAGAATGA
- a CDS encoding aminotransferase class I/II-fold pyridoxal phosphate-dependent enzyme, with amino-acid sequence PDFSIDFDALAAAITDRTKAVIINSPNNPTGVVYTRQAMEELAALLKEQSQKRGKPIYLIADDPYKKILFEGEPTPNPIEVYEDSLYITSHSKDLAVPGERIGYVAVHPDCADSANVVAGLIFCNRVLGFVNAPALFQRVVKEVQHVTVDVDAYRRRRDLLYSELTRIGYDVVKPGGAFYFFPKSPLEDEMQFIEILTAKKVLVVPGRGFGAPGYFRLSYCFPDAVIEGALPGLEAAFREARNG; translated from the coding sequence GCCGGATTTTTCGATCGATTTCGACGCGCTTGCCGCCGCCATCACCGACCGGACCAAGGCGGTCATCATCAACTCGCCGAACAACCCTACCGGCGTGGTGTACACCCGGCAGGCGATGGAAGAGCTGGCAGCATTGCTGAAGGAACAGTCGCAGAAACGCGGAAAACCGATCTACCTCATCGCCGATGATCCGTATAAAAAGATCCTGTTCGAGGGCGAACCGACGCCGAACCCCATCGAGGTGTACGAGGACAGCCTGTACATCACTTCGCACTCCAAGGACCTCGCCGTGCCCGGCGAGCGCATCGGTTACGTGGCGGTTCATCCGGACTGCGCGGATTCCGCGAACGTCGTGGCGGGGCTCATCTTCTGCAACCGGGTGCTGGGATTCGTCAACGCCCCGGCCCTGTTTCAGCGGGTGGTGAAAGAGGTCCAGCATGTGACGGTGGATGTGGACGCGTACCGCAGGCGCCGCGACCTGCTTTATTCGGAACTGACGCGCATCGGCTACGATGTGGTGAAACCGGGCGGGGCGTTTTACTTTTTCCCGAAATCGCCGCTGGAGGACGAGATGCAGTTCATCGAGATTCTGACGGCGAAAAAGGTGCTGGTGGTGCCGGGGCGGGGGTTCGGCGCGCCGGGTTATTTCCGCCTTTCGTACTGTTTCCCGGATGCGGTCATCGAGGGGGCCCTGCCGGGGCTGGAAGCGGCCTTTCGGGAGGCGCGAAACGGCTAG